A genomic segment from Thermostichus lividus PCC 6715 encodes:
- a CDS encoding CGLD27 family protein, with protein sequence MSQTLCPVPADQRPINEYRDLQGSWFFGWSMWPLPRFQRRLALLWGMAGVVSGPLAIASMTSQAAPAKVAVAGVLGANLFVLLVVVRLILGWLYVGDRLQRPTVIYEETGWYDGQEWPKPEAELAQDRLIYTYELRPILQRLRVTLIILLLFSVSLIGLWGWL encoded by the coding sequence GTGTCTCAAACGCTCTGTCCTGTTCCGGCGGATCAGCGACCGATTAACGAGTACCGCGATTTACAAGGGTCGTGGTTTTTTGGCTGGTCTATGTGGCCGTTGCCCCGCTTTCAACGCCGTTTAGCACTGCTTTGGGGGATGGCGGGGGTGGTGAGTGGGCCACTGGCGATCGCCAGCATGACGAGCCAAGCAGCACCCGCTAAGGTGGCAGTGGCGGGGGTACTTGGAGCAAACCTCTTCGTGTTACTGGTCGTTGTGCGGTTAATCTTAGGCTGGCTCTACGTGGGCGATCGCCTGCAACGCCCCACCGTCATCTACGAAGAAACAGGGTGGTACGACGGTCAAGAGTGGCCAAAGCCAGAAGCAGAACTCGCTCAAGATCGGCTGATTTACACCTACGAGCTACGGCCCATTTTGCAACGGTTACGGGTTACCTTGATCATACTCCTTCTCTTTTCCGTTAGCCTGATTGGGCTTTGGGGCTGGTTGTAG
- the rimM gene encoding ribosome maturation factor RimM (Essential for efficient processing of 16S rRNA), which translates to MVNPTPDPSEWLCIGQVVAAHGLRGEVRIRAFSDFPERFTIPGQRWLRHTYREEPAPVTLVRGRFLPRSEQFVVAFAEIDNRTAAEHLKGADVLVPASDRPPLAANEYHLMDLIGLRVYQGDRYVGQVVGLVSAGNDLLEVALPEAANAYIPFVPAIVTQIDLDRQRIEIDPPLGLLP; encoded by the coding sequence ATGGTGAACCCAACCCCTGACCCCTCTGAATGGCTGTGTATTGGCCAAGTGGTGGCTGCCCATGGCTTGCGGGGTGAGGTGCGCATCAGAGCATTTTCCGATTTTCCGGAGCGCTTTACCATCCCCGGGCAACGCTGGCTGCGCCACACCTACCGCGAGGAACCCGCCCCCGTGACGCTGGTGCGAGGGCGCTTTTTACCCCGATCCGAACAGTTTGTTGTCGCCTTTGCGGAAATTGACAACCGCACCGCTGCCGAGCACCTCAAGGGAGCAGACGTGCTAGTACCTGCCAGCGATCGCCCCCCGCTGGCGGCCAACGAGTACCATCTGATGGATTTAATTGGCCTCAGGGTTTACCAAGGCGATCGGTATGTGGGTCAGGTGGTAGGGTTAGTCAGTGCTGGCAATGACTTGCTGGAGGTAGCGCTGCCAGAGGCGGCTAATGCGTATATTCCTTTTGTGCCCGCCATTGTTACTCAGATTGACCTAGACCGCCAACGGATTGAAATTGATCCGCCTTTGGGCTTGCTCCCCTGA
- a CDS encoding segregation/condensation protein A, giving the protein MAHQENLTELAAEVETLLARVAPAGTWLELRDLLSLKNDPVGIFWALLFLAAQSKVDLSQDTFYQGLQVRSCCVEAVPLEA; this is encoded by the coding sequence CTGGCGCACCAAGAAAACCTCACGGAACTAGCCGCAGAGGTTGAAACCCTCTTAGCCAGAGTCGCACCGGCAGGGACATGGCTGGAACTCAGGGATCTCCTCAGCCTGAAGAATGATCCCGTGGGCATATTTTGGGCATTGCTGTTTTTAGCCGCCCAGTCCAAAGTTGATCTCAGCCAAGACACTTTCTATCAGGGGTTGCAGGTACGCTCCTGCTGTGTTGAGGCTGTTCCCCTCGAAGCCTAG
- a CDS encoding segregation/condensation protein A, which yields MARSFADTAIDILIELAERGEIDPWDIQVIDVFDRCLAELASRGQPNLSESGQAFLYAAMLVLLKSDRLVAVDEAPLEEDLEPDRTDMAPNPSLVVWPGQLEQHLHRRLVAPPQQRRRVTLDELIVHLKTMAVQTERAKVLRPHTPAAVAAPPPSKPLPNWRTKKTSRN from the coding sequence ATGGCGCGATCGTTTGCAGATACAGCCATTGATATTTTGATTGAGCTGGCAGAGCGAGGGGAGATTGATCCGTGGGACATCCAAGTCATTGATGTGTTCGATCGCTGCCTAGCAGAACTGGCCAGTCGCGGTCAACCCAACCTGAGTGAATCCGGCCAAGCCTTCCTGTATGCGGCTATGCTGGTGCTCCTCAAAAGCGATCGCCTCGTGGCTGTTGACGAGGCACCTCTGGAGGAGGATCTTGAGCCGGACAGGACAGATATGGCACCCAACCCATCCTTGGTGGTCTGGCCCGGTCAACTGGAGCAGCACCTCCACCGCCGTCTGGTGGCTCCTCCTCAGCAGCGCCGCCGGGTAACCCTCGATGAACTGATTGTCCACCTCAAAACAATGGCAGTGCAGACCGAGCGGGCCAAGGTCTTGCGCCCCCACACCCCCGCAGCCGTCGCCGCCCCACCACCCTCAAAGCCATTACCCAACTGGCGCACCAAGAAAACCTCACGGAACTAG
- a CDS encoding RNA-guided endonuclease InsQ/TnpB family protein, translated as MPQQILTIVCQLNPTAEQIVKLDQVLQGFAEACRYINSTICPSITNKNRIQKEVYRAVRQQFGLTANLAVRACARVAANRKVGKVKEFRATSVDYDARLFDYRAKEQCVSLSTLNGRERIPLVVGNYQIEKLKGKKPTSATLCKRKDGKFYIHIQVKEEVPEPQTGHGVLGVDFGRTDIAHTSEGDNWHGQQLTKVRDHYSKLRAVLQQKASKGTRSSRRRCRELVKRLSGRERRFQAWVNHCISKTIVARAKATGSVIALEDLTGIRERTNQVPRSKTERRRANSWAFYQLRSFISYKALKAGVGIVLVNPRYSSQTCHRCLHIYPDPKQSYRTGKQFKCGHCGWTGDADFNGASVIALLGAVVNQPRGSGLSCSLAEHNRLRATESP; from the coding sequence ATGCCACAGCAAATACTGACCATTGTCTGTCAACTAAATCCCACTGCAGAGCAAATTGTCAAGCTAGACCAAGTTCTGCAGGGCTTCGCTGAGGCTTGCAGATACATCAACAGTACCATTTGCCCCAGCATTACTAACAAGAACCGTATTCAGAAAGAAGTTTACAGAGCAGTACGACAGCAATTCGGCTTAACCGCTAACTTGGCTGTCAGGGCTTGTGCCAGAGTTGCCGCTAACCGCAAGGTGGGAAAGGTTAAGGAATTCAGGGCTACTTCTGTGGATTATGATGCTCGCCTGTTTGACTACAGAGCGAAAGAACAATGCGTTAGCCTCTCCACCCTAAACGGACGGGAACGTATTCCCTTAGTGGTGGGTAACTACCAGATAGAAAAACTCAAGGGCAAGAAGCCTACTTCTGCCACTCTCTGCAAACGCAAAGATGGTAAGTTTTATATCCACATCCAAGTAAAGGAAGAAGTGCCAGAACCTCAGACTGGACATGGGGTTTTGGGCGTTGACTTCGGTAGGACAGACATTGCACATACATCGGAAGGAGACAACTGGCATGGACAGCAGTTAACTAAGGTACGAGACCACTACTCCAAACTGAGGGCGGTACTCCAGCAGAAAGCCAGTAAAGGCACACGCAGTTCTAGGCGTAGATGTCGGGAACTGGTGAAACGGCTATCTGGCAGGGAGAGACGCTTTCAGGCATGGGTGAACCACTGCATTTCTAAGACCATTGTGGCAAGGGCAAAAGCAACGGGCAGTGTTATTGCTTTGGAAGACCTGACAGGGATACGGGAGCGCACTAATCAAGTACCTCGTTCTAAAACAGAGCGTAGGCGTGCCAACAGTTGGGCGTTTTACCAACTGCGTAGCTTCATTAGCTACAAGGCACTCAAAGCAGGTGTGGGAATAGTGCTAGTTAATCCTCGCTACAGTAGTCAAACTTGCCACAGATGCCTGCATATTTACCCCGACCCAAAGCAGTCCTATCGCACTGGGAAGCAGTTTAAGTGCGGGCATTGTGGCTGGACAGGAGACGCAGATTTCAATGGTGCTAGTGTAATTGCGCTTTTGGGGGCTGTCGTAAACCAGCCTAGAGGCTCGGGTCTGTCTTGTTCTCTTGCAGAACATAACAGGCTCAGGGCTACTGAAAGCCCCTGA
- a CDS encoding amino acid ABC transporter permease, translating to MELIQAALPAFLRGALNTLIYCAISFPIAIVLGILLAAMTTSPYLFLRWPAAGFIEVMRGTPMITQLLLLYYGVGAVLAQINLATWVNAWTAGVTALALNYAAYEAEVFRAGLGGVDSGQREAALSLGMTQQQGFVRVILPQAAQIVIPPLINDFIYMLKDSAIVSVIAGVDLTSVLRVWIIRHSSHPFPLYALALVLYLLMSLPIAAWGRHIEHRLKARMS from the coding sequence ATGGAGTTAATCCAAGCGGCGTTACCGGCCTTTCTGCGGGGGGCGCTGAATACCCTTATTTACTGTGCGATTTCCTTCCCGATCGCCATTGTGCTTGGCATTCTCTTAGCAGCAATGACCACCTCCCCTTACCTGTTTTTGCGCTGGCCTGCTGCCGGATTTATTGAGGTGATGCGCGGTACCCCCATGATCACCCAACTGTTGTTGCTGTACTACGGTGTCGGGGCAGTTTTAGCGCAGATCAATTTAGCAACGTGGGTGAATGCGTGGACAGCAGGGGTCACGGCTCTAGCCCTTAACTATGCCGCTTACGAAGCAGAGGTCTTTCGGGCTGGCCTGGGCGGCGTGGATTCGGGTCAACGGGAGGCGGCGCTGTCCTTGGGGATGACCCAGCAGCAGGGGTTTGTGCGGGTGATTTTGCCGCAGGCGGCGCAAATTGTTATTCCACCCCTGATCAATGATTTCATTTATATGCTCAAGGATTCGGCCATTGTCAGTGTGATTGCAGGGGTCGATCTGACATCGGTGTTGCGGGTCTGGATCATCCGTCATAGTAGTCATCCCTTCCCCCTTTATGCCCTAGCGCTGGTGCTGTATTTGTTGATGAGTTTGCCGATCGCTGCGTGGGGGCGGCACATCGAACACCGTCTAAAGGCTAGAATGTCCTAG
- a CDS encoding ABC transporter substrate-binding protein → MGLQRRAFLRRVAQGAGAFVLAAGTKSLLTGCAGNLDTATEEGRSAAGVVSSKGLLNPGTLAWGAEAISGAPYVFYDPVNPSQLIGFEVEIADAIAKLMGVKAVFVATAYDQLPAALAANRFDFILNGWEITSDRERTQRFSQPYYRYGQQIVVRTNDERFAQYDAASDVTLANLAGMTVGTGIGYKAQEILEQDPNLKTRAYDGNLPFDDLVQGRIDAVMVDFPIVAYYVLGSGPGGTVNPALKPIGVPIFLNNYVIAFNASSPKAKTLETEVNQALEILKTDGTLRRIYEHWKLWNDQQAQIGIV, encoded by the coding sequence ATGGGACTGCAACGACGGGCATTTTTGCGCCGTGTAGCTCAAGGGGCAGGGGCTTTTGTTTTGGCAGCAGGCACAAAATCCCTATTGACGGGCTGTGCCGGTAATCTCGATACCGCTACGGAAGAGGGCAGGTCTGCTGCAGGGGTTGTTTCTAGTAAGGGGCTGTTGAACCCAGGCACGCTGGCGTGGGGTGCCGAAGCCATCAGTGGTGCCCCCTACGTGTTTTATGATCCGGTCAATCCTAGTCAACTCATTGGCTTTGAGGTGGAAATTGCCGACGCGATCGCCAAACTGATGGGTGTAAAGGCCGTATTTGTTGCAACTGCCTACGATCAGCTACCCGCCGCCTTAGCTGCCAACCGCTTTGATTTCATCCTCAACGGTTGGGAAATTACCTCCGATCGCGAGCGCACTCAGCGTTTTTCCCAGCCCTATTATCGCTACGGCCAGCAAATTGTGGTTCGTACCAATGACGAGCGGTTTGCCCAGTACGATGCTGCAAGTGATGTTACCCTTGCCAACTTGGCAGGGATGACGGTGGGCACCGGCATTGGCTACAAAGCTCAAGAAATTCTAGAGCAAGACCCTAACCTGAAAACCCGCGCTTATGATGGCAACTTGCCCTTCGATGATCTAGTGCAGGGACGGATTGATGCAGTGATGGTGGACTTTCCGATTGTGGCCTACTATGTTTTGGGATCAGGCCCCGGCGGCACGGTCAACCCAGCCCTAAAACCCATTGGAGTGCCAATTTTCCTGAACAATTACGTCATTGCCTTCAATGCCAGCAGCCCTAAAGCAAAAACCCTAGAAACAGAGGTCAATCAAGCCCTTGAAATTCTCAAGACCGATGGTACCCTGCGGCGAATTTATGAGCACTGGAAACTGTGGAATGATCAGCAAGCGCAAATTGGCATTGTTTAG
- the infB gene encoding translation initiation factor IF-2: MSIGKVRIYDLSKELNLDNRELLTICDRLGIPYKSHSSTISDVDADRIRETAKTYTPEPTPPKKVASPPGPVKTNTAPKNQQIVAVHTQPRPDTATASPQLQQPPSRPKAPVRPHPPQQARAEAPKPVPTPVKPEPAPPKPAPALVAPPARPQKAEKPAPPRKESAKKEKVADVPKVHSQDRIEIVRRPAPPIKPEMAPKPALPELQPPPKPVAPVLRSPTPPKLPPEESGIEVLDTRTINKVIKDRHRNKDLEEEDNKRKLPRSLKPREETIDDDDELELSSRLVGLPQVTVDVSQSLQRPPKAKPARTSRPATPVTKPEKHPEKKPPRSRDRRQETAPEPPPERITIEGAMSVQELASLLRHSEAEIIKILFFKGIAATINQTLEVETIELVANELGITVETASHSAEAAKVTEMLESSDLDHLQRRPPVVTIMGHVDHGKTSLLDAIRNAKVAQGEAGGITQHIGAYHVDVEQNGEKHQIVFLDTPGHEAFTAMRARGARVTDIAVLVVAADDGVQPQTIEAISHAKAAKVPIIVAINKIDKESAQPDRVKQELTEFGLVPEEWGGETIMVPVSALQQQNLDTLLEMILLVAEVEDLYANPDRPAKGTVIEAHLDRARGPVATLLVQNGTLRVGDILVAGACFGKVRAMIDDRGQRVETASPSFAVEVLGLAEVPAAGDEFEVFSDEKSARAIAEERAAAQRQSRLAQAATARRVSLTSLSDQAREGELKELNLILKADVQGSVEAILAALNQIPQDQVQLRILLAAPGEITETDIDLATASNAVIIGFNTTLASGARQAADQNNVDIREYNIIYKLLDDIQGAMEGLLEPELVEEDLGQAEVRAVFPLSKGAVAGCYVLNGKLVRNCKVRVLRQQAVVHTGILSSLKRMKDDVREVAAGYECGVRLDDFQLWQEGDIIAAYQTVTKRRSLGSGSEKT; this comes from the coding sequence ATGAGCATTGGTAAAGTACGTATTTATGACCTATCTAAAGAATTAAACCTAGACAATCGCGAGTTACTCACGATCTGCGATCGCTTGGGCATTCCCTACAAAAGTCACAGCAGTACCATTTCTGATGTCGATGCCGATCGCATTCGCGAAACTGCTAAAACCTATACCCCTGAGCCAACCCCACCGAAAAAAGTGGCCTCCCCCCCAGGGCCAGTCAAAACAAATACCGCTCCTAAAAACCAGCAAATTGTTGCAGTTCACACCCAACCCCGCCCAGACACAGCGACTGCTTCCCCACAGTTGCAGCAACCTCCCAGCCGTCCCAAAGCTCCGGTGCGCCCCCACCCCCCTCAGCAAGCACGGGCTGAGGCTCCTAAACCCGTTCCTACCCCCGTCAAGCCAGAGCCTGCTCCTCCCAAGCCAGCCCCTGCCCTCGTAGCACCCCCAGCACGTCCCCAAAAAGCCGAGAAACCGGCACCACCGCGCAAAGAGTCTGCCAAAAAAGAGAAAGTCGCAGACGTACCCAAGGTTCATAGTCAAGATCGCATTGAAATTGTCCGTCGTCCGGCGCCACCCATCAAGCCAGAAATGGCACCCAAGCCAGCCCTGCCCGAACTGCAACCGCCGCCAAAACCCGTGGCACCAGTGCTGCGCTCCCCCACTCCACCGAAACTGCCCCCCGAGGAGTCAGGGATTGAGGTCTTGGATACCCGAACCATCAACAAAGTCATTAAAGATCGGCATCGCAATAAAGATCTTGAAGAGGAAGATAACAAGCGGAAGCTGCCGCGGAGCCTGAAGCCACGGGAAGAAACTATTGATGACGATGATGAGCTAGAGCTAAGTAGCCGTTTGGTGGGTCTGCCCCAAGTGACCGTGGATGTAAGTCAATCACTACAGCGTCCCCCCAAAGCAAAGCCCGCACGCACTAGCCGCCCTGCCACCCCAGTCACTAAACCAGAAAAACACCCTGAGAAGAAACCGCCCCGAAGTCGCGATCGCCGCCAAGAAACCGCCCCAGAACCCCCACCGGAGCGCATCACCATTGAAGGGGCAATGTCAGTGCAAGAATTGGCCAGTTTGCTGCGCCACTCAGAAGCTGAAATCATTAAAATTTTATTCTTTAAGGGGATTGCGGCCACCATTAACCAAACCCTAGAAGTAGAAACCATTGAACTGGTTGCCAATGAGCTAGGCATTACCGTAGAAACCGCCAGCCACAGTGCCGAGGCCGCGAAGGTCACTGAAATGCTCGAGTCCAGTGACCTAGACCATCTGCAACGGCGACCACCGGTTGTGACGATCATGGGGCACGTTGACCATGGTAAAACCAGCCTTTTGGATGCCATTCGCAATGCCAAGGTTGCCCAAGGCGAGGCCGGTGGCATTACCCAGCACATTGGTGCCTACCATGTGGATGTGGAGCAAAATGGCGAGAAGCACCAGATCGTCTTTTTAGATACCCCCGGTCACGAAGCCTTTACTGCGATGCGGGCGCGGGGGGCACGGGTGACAGACATTGCCGTTCTCGTGGTAGCCGCAGACGATGGGGTGCAGCCGCAAACCATTGAAGCGATTAGCCATGCCAAAGCGGCAAAGGTGCCAATCATTGTCGCTATTAACAAAATTGATAAAGAATCGGCGCAACCCGATCGCGTCAAGCAAGAGTTAACCGAGTTTGGCCTTGTCCCCGAAGAATGGGGTGGCGAAACGATTATGGTGCCCGTCAGCGCCTTGCAACAACAAAATCTTGATACGCTGCTAGAGATGATCCTCTTGGTGGCGGAGGTTGAAGATCTCTACGCCAATCCGGATCGTCCAGCCAAGGGAACCGTTATTGAAGCCCACTTAGATCGTGCCCGTGGCCCGGTGGCAACGTTGCTTGTGCAAAACGGGACGCTGCGAGTTGGCGATATTTTGGTGGCAGGGGCGTGTTTTGGCAAAGTTCGCGCCATGATTGACGATCGCGGCCAGCGGGTGGAAACCGCTAGCCCCTCCTTTGCTGTGGAAGTCCTAGGGTTGGCAGAGGTGCCTGCTGCTGGGGATGAGTTTGAAGTCTTTAGTGATGAAAAATCTGCACGGGCGATCGCCGAAGAGCGTGCTGCGGCTCAGCGGCAATCTCGTCTGGCTCAAGCGGCTACGGCGCGGCGGGTGTCCCTGACTTCGTTGTCAGATCAAGCCCGCGAAGGAGAGCTAAAAGAGCTGAACCTCATCCTCAAAGCAGATGTCCAAGGCTCCGTAGAGGCGATCTTAGCGGCCTTGAACCAGATTCCGCAGGATCAGGTGCAGCTGCGCATTTTACTAGCGGCTCCGGGGGAGATTACAGAAACCGATATTGATCTTGCCACTGCCAGTAATGCCGTAATTATTGGCTTTAATACCACCCTTGCCAGTGGTGCGCGTCAAGCAGCGGATCAAAACAATGTTGATATCCGCGAATACAACATTATTTACAAGCTCCTCGATGACATTCAAGGGGCAATGGAAGGGTTGTTAGAGCCGGAACTCGTCGAAGAAGACCTCGGGCAAGCGGAAGTGCGGGCTGTCTTCCCCCTCAGCAAGGGGGCGGTTGCTGGCTGTTATGTCCTCAATGGCAAGCTAGTGCGCAATTGCAAGGTGCGGGTGCTGCGACAGCAGGCCGTTGTGCACACTGGCATCCTTAGCTCGTTGAAGCGCATGAAGGACGATGTCCGTGAGGTGGCTGCGGGGTACGAGTGCGGTGTTCGCCTTGACGACTTCCAACTGTGGCAAGAGGGGGACATTATTGCCGCCTATCAAACCGTGACAAAACGTCGTAGTCTTGGCAGCGGTAGCGAGAAAACCTAA
- a CDS encoding precorrin-8X methylmutase — protein MEWHQADVAQLRLIDQLLAGHNLSPAEYDVVRRVVYATGDLEYLHLIRYSEQALQSGVAALAAHVPIVVDVTMVQVGLLPQTQDSFANPIYCGAETFTRPQQEKSRIAFGMETLARRHPTAIFVISSDYSALEPLLLLVEAQEIRPALIIDAAPNFLPPIGDRLQKSWVPHITIKGSKGGVAVATAIVNGLIQLAWTAYGEPNP, from the coding sequence ATGGAATGGCATCAGGCCGACGTGGCTCAACTTCGACTGATCGATCAGCTTTTGGCTGGGCATAACCTCAGTCCAGCAGAGTACGACGTTGTCCGGCGGGTGGTCTATGCCACTGGGGATCTGGAATACCTCCATCTCATTCGGTACTCAGAGCAGGCGTTGCAGTCGGGAGTGGCGGCACTGGCAGCCCACGTCCCCATTGTTGTGGATGTCACCATGGTGCAGGTGGGACTGCTCCCTCAAACTCAAGACAGCTTTGCGAACCCCATCTATTGCGGTGCCGAAACCTTTACGCGACCGCAGCAGGAAAAGTCACGCATTGCCTTTGGCATGGAAACCTTAGCCCGTCGGCATCCAACGGCCATCTTTGTCATTAGTAGTGATTATTCTGCCCTTGAGCCGCTGCTGCTGTTGGTGGAAGCCCAAGAGATTCGACCCGCCCTCATTATCGATGCTGCCCCCAATTTTTTACCCCCCATTGGGGATCGCTTACAAAAGTCGTGGGTGCCCCATATTACGATCAAAGGCAGTAAGGGAGGGGTGGCTGTGGCTACAGCAATCGTGAATGGCCTGATTCAGTTGGCATGGACAGCCTATGGTGAACCCAACCCCTGA
- a CDS encoding Na(+)/H(+) antiporter subunit B, protein MMVIYGLAALLLLIKMLALPTLFSEPTAAIVSTLVTEAGIPNAVTGILLRNRLYDTIFEVVVFTIAILGSQYLLANEAPLGHVSRFNDQPSIVLARFGATICSLVCIELALRGHLSPGGGFAAGVAGGTAIGLVAITSAPEWLESIYQRFHAATWEKISVIVFILCGASLLMGVELPTGEFGTLLSGGMIPWLNILIALKVALGLWAAVLTFIRYRGLL, encoded by the coding sequence ATGATGGTGATTTATGGACTGGCGGCTCTACTGCTCTTGATTAAGATGCTGGCTTTACCCACCCTATTTTCAGAACCCACGGCAGCCATTGTCAGCACCCTTGTGACAGAAGCGGGGATACCGAATGCAGTGACAGGGATTCTGCTACGCAATCGTCTCTACGACACCATTTTTGAAGTTGTTGTGTTTACCATTGCCATTTTGGGGTCACAATACCTCCTCGCCAACGAAGCTCCCCTAGGGCATGTCAGCCGTTTTAACGATCAACCCTCGATTGTCTTGGCGCGGTTTGGTGCCACCATTTGTTCGCTGGTCTGCATTGAACTGGCGTTGCGGGGGCACCTTAGTCCTGGCGGTGGCTTTGCGGCTGGGGTGGCTGGCGGCACGGCGATTGGTCTGGTGGCGATTACCTCTGCCCCAGAATGGCTAGAGAGTATTTACCAGCGTTTCCATGCCGCCACATGGGAGAAAATTTCCGTTATCGTTTTTATCCTTTGTGGTGCTAGTTTGCTCATGGGGGTTGAGCTACCCACAGGGGAGTTTGGCACGCTCCTCAGCGGTGGGATGATTCCCTGGCTGAATATTCTGATTGCCCTCAAAGTGGCTTTGGGGTTGTGGGCTGCGGTTCTCACCTTTATTCGCTATCGCGGCTTACTCTAG
- a CDS encoding DICT sensory domain-containing protein, with product MANKIIVRSVLEDLLAQIPRLRSQLYFKTSLTALSHAMEDQVLASADTPIIIACFQRERFYRQEAHRYQRIASKSDQVYVLAAPETEFTNCSGDYETIAFDPQDALSQEWHLVVLSPNYSTCLICREVRRSPTATRPDVLPPLDQARRFEGIWTFDREVTATAATMLLQRIQEYRPELCQKVSTALSMVAQFRSREGCSGDPAPFADRLVTYLQAGQYKQIKAYRQIAIQERKERLTNAMTTTIRNSLNPAEILTQAVAELGTVLESDRCLIYRCRSTDSRVRIEYEYTTAGTPSLRHQYWPVAEHPYTQQALAHQQAVQVDDLRADPRWQHPEEAKYFKPLETAAVQALLLAPVLYQGRLLGMVELHRTTPVPWHDMDAELVAAIAIQVGVALIQAEAYADLEELNAQLEALDRTRSNLIAITGHELRTPLSTIQICLESLASEPDMDPELRQVMLSTALADAERMRKLIQDFLTLSQLESGRVQWRPEPLPIQELVDLALSSLRTPKEQLPSIHATLPQELPLVRADGEWLVEVLSKLLDNACKFTEQSGQVSIVATPRQDGLLEVTIADTGRGIEPDRLETIFDRFYQEEGALRRSAGGTGLGLAICRQIITNLGGQIWAESAGRDRGSEFHFTIPLADPL from the coding sequence ATGGCCAACAAGATCATTGTTAGGTCGGTTCTTGAGGATTTGTTGGCACAGATCCCCCGTTTGCGATCGCAGTTGTACTTTAAGACCTCCCTCACTGCCTTATCCCATGCAATGGAAGATCAGGTTTTGGCCAGTGCTGATACCCCAATTATTATTGCCTGTTTTCAGCGGGAGCGGTTTTATCGGCAAGAAGCGCATCGCTATCAGCGCATTGCCAGCAAATCAGATCAGGTTTATGTTTTAGCCGCACCGGAAACCGAGTTTACAAATTGCTCCGGAGACTACGAAACCATTGCCTTTGATCCGCAGGATGCCCTCAGTCAGGAGTGGCACTTGGTGGTGCTTAGCCCTAACTACAGCACCTGTTTAATCTGTCGTGAGGTGCGGCGATCGCCCACGGCAACCCGACCAGATGTGCTGCCCCCCCTCGATCAGGCGCGGCGCTTTGAAGGGATTTGGACGTTTGACCGCGAGGTTACGGCCACAGCGGCAACAATGCTGCTGCAACGAATTCAGGAATACCGCCCAGAGCTATGCCAAAAAGTAAGTACAGCGTTGAGCATGGTGGCGCAGTTTCGCTCCCGCGAGGGATGTAGCGGCGACCCGGCTCCCTTCGCCGATCGCCTAGTCACCTATCTGCAAGCGGGGCAATACAAGCAAATTAAAGCCTATCGCCAAATTGCGATCCAAGAGCGCAAGGAACGCCTCACCAATGCGATGACCACTACAATTCGTAACTCCCTGAACCCAGCGGAAATTTTGACCCAAGCAGTAGCGGAACTTGGCACAGTGCTAGAGAGCGATCGCTGTTTGATCTACCGCTGCCGCAGTACCGATAGTCGGGTGCGCATTGAGTACGAGTACACCACAGCAGGAACCCCCTCCCTGCGTCATCAGTACTGGCCTGTGGCCGAGCATCCCTACACGCAGCAAGCCCTAGCCCATCAACAGGCGGTGCAGGTCGATGATCTGAGGGCGGATCCGCGCTGGCAACATCCTGAGGAGGCGAAGTATTTTAAGCCCTTAGAAACTGCCGCTGTTCAAGCCCTCTTGCTTGCCCCTGTGCTTTACCAAGGGCGCTTACTGGGAATGGTAGAACTGCACCGCACCACCCCAGTACCTTGGCACGATATGGATGCGGAACTGGTGGCGGCGATCGCCATCCAAGTGGGGGTTGCCCTCATTCAAGCGGAAGCCTATGCCGATCTCGAAGAACTAAACGCCCAGCTAGAAGCCCTCGATCGCACCCGCAGCAACTTGATTGCCATTACCGGCCACGAACTGCGCACCCCCCTTTCGACCATCCAAATCTGCCTCGAAAGCCTCGCCAGTGAACCGGACATGGATCCGGAACTGCGGCAAGTGATGCTGAGTACGGCTCTTGCCGATGCCGAGCGGATGCGCAAACTCATTCAGGACTTTCTTACCCTGTCCCAACTAGAGAGTGGCCGTGTCCAGTGGCGACCTGAACCCTTGCCCATTCAGGAACTGGTGGATTTAGCCCTCAGCAGCCTGCGCACGCCGAAAGAACAACTGCCCAGCATTCATGCCACCCTCCCCCAAGAGTTGCCCCTTGTTCGAGCCGATGGGGAATGGCTGGTGGAGGTACTCTCTAAGCTGCTGGACAACGCCTGTAAGTTTACAGAGCAGTCTGGCCAAGTCTCGATTGTGGCCACACCGCGCCAAGATGGGTTACTGGAGGTAACCATTGCCGATACAGGCCGCGGCATTGAGCCGGATCGGCTGGAAACTATTTTTGACCGTTTTTACCAAGAAGAGGGCGCACTGCGACGATCCGCGGGGGGCACTGGTCTGGGGTTGGCGATCTGCCGCCAAATCATTACAAACCTCGGCGGGCAAATTTGGGCAGAGTCCGCTGGGCGCGATCGCGGCAGTGAATTTCACTTTACAATTCCCCTCGCTGACCCCTTGTAA